CAAACCGGAACTGTTTCTTTGTATTTACTATCGTATCGAATAGCCGGCCTTATAGTTTGGTTTTTATAAAAATATTGGGTTAAATTTGATTTATGAGCGTATTGGGAAACACGAAAAACGAGCAGGAAGAAAAGGTACTATTGGCTTTTTTGGATAGCCTGCGTTATAACTACCAGGCCAATGTTCACAAAAGTGCGGATGAGCTCAACTGCGCATTTATTGATGAATATAATACCGGGCTTGAACAGGCCGACGCTGCAATTGAAGCCGGAAGTTTTGTTAGCCATGATGATGTGGAGCAACTTTTCCAAATCAGGCATTCGAGCTGAAGGCCGTTTACACGGCAATAGCTGTCGGCCCACAATTACCCGCAGGTTCGCGTTAGTGATAGCGCGGATACCGGCCTGCGCCTAAGGCCGGTTGTGGGCACAGCATCGGGGGCGCAGTATGAGCAGATAGCACCGCCACCACTTCTACCGGTGGTGGAAACGCCCGGCATACTGCGGTTGTATCCTGTTAATTTTCTTCGTCAGTAAAACGTATATTTTGCTTAATTGATTGAAGGTGGTGTTGGTTAACCTGTTGTTTCAATGTATCGAAGTCGAAGTTGTGATTTGTACCACAATCAAGCATATTGAAATATACCGAGGGGCTTAAACTTTCAAAGTATTCGATAATATTGCTGGTCCAGATGATTTGGCAGTTCCCCTTAATCAGCGGGATTATTTCGGCAATACCCTCCTGGAACTTAATCGACCGGATATGGCAGCTTTCCAGGTTACCCTGCGGAAAAAACAGCAGCAGGTTGCCCGGTTCGGCCAGTTGTTCGGCAGCATATGCAAAACTTTCCCTGATAGATACTTTACCCGGTTCAACAGAAAAACTGCCACAATACCTGAGCCAGCGGTTCTTTTGCATTTGTTTTTTTACCGACATGATGTATAAGCGCTTCATCTGCCCCTGCTTTAAAATTACCTTCCAGGCTAAATAAAAACCTAAAAAACCATCGCCAAAGCCAAAGTGATTGCATAATAAAATATAGGAATGGCCGGGCTTAATTTCAATTGGGTTAATAACCAGTTTATTTAAACGCGATTTTAAAACCCTCTCGACCAGGTACCCGGCCATTTTTAATAAAAAAAAAGGTAGTGGCTTTGATTTAATGATCATAACAACAGGCCTCCTAAAACCGCAGCAAAACGTTTATTAATTATTTCGTGGCTTTCATCCATATCTATTATTTCGGCGTTTTTTATCCGGGGTAAAAAGGTTTTTCCGATAGCAAGCGGGTACTTTTTATCGCGCTTACCAAAAATAAAAATGCTCCTTATAGCATAATCGTTAAGCGACCTGGTCAACTTTGCTTCATCGGTTATTAAAAACCGTAAATAAGTAAAGCATGCATACATGTTAAACCTTAAGTCCTCTGTTTCAATTTCTTTTAACAGAATATTGTAGCCTTCGG
The genomic region above belongs to Mucilaginibacter sp. KACC 22773 and contains:
- a CDS encoding glycerol acyltransferase; the encoded protein is MIIKSKPLPFFLLKMAGYLVERVLKSRLNKLVINPIEIKPGHSYILLCNHFGFGDGFLGFYLAWKVILKQGQMKRLYIMSVKKQMQKNRWLRYCGSFSVEPGKVSIRESFAYAAEQLAEPGNLLLFFPQGNLESCHIRSIKFQEGIAEIIPLIKGNCQIIWTSNIIEYFESLSPSVYFNMLDCGTNHNFDFDTLKQQVNQHHLQSIKQNIRFTDEEN